The proteins below come from a single uncultured Carboxylicivirga sp. genomic window:
- the lpcA gene encoding D-sedoheptulose 7-phosphate isomerase produces MTIQDIANSFVEAQEVLNRFINDSENWDRIKEAGDLMADAINNGSKVFSCGNGGSMSDAMHFAEELTGRFRDDRKGMAAIAISDPTHITCVANDYGFDYIFSRYVEAVGCTGDVLLAISTSGNSPNVLNAARAAKVKGMKVVALTGKSGGELAKICDVEIRSPHTGYSDRIQEIHIKVIHVLIQYIESCCK; encoded by the coding sequence ATGACAATACAAGACATCGCAAACAGTTTCGTAGAAGCACAAGAAGTTTTGAATCGTTTTATAAATGATTCAGAAAATTGGGATAGAATTAAAGAAGCCGGTGATTTAATGGCTGATGCAATCAACAACGGGAGCAAAGTATTTTCGTGTGGTAATGGTGGATCGATGAGTGATGCGATGCATTTTGCTGAAGAGCTTACAGGGCGTTTCAGAGATGATCGTAAAGGGATGGCTGCCATTGCTATCTCAGATCCAACACATATCACGTGTGTGGCTAACGATTATGGTTTTGATTATATATTCTCGAGATATGTTGAAGCAGTAGGCTGCACTGGTGATGTTTTGCTAGCCATTAGCACAAGTGGCAACTCTCCAAATGTTTTAAATGCTGCTAGAGCTGCCAAAGTTAAGGGTATGAAGGTGGTTGCATTGACAGGTAAAAGCGGAGGTGAACTAGCTAAAATATGTGATGTTGAAATTCGTTCTCCACATACGGGTTATTCCGATCGTATTCAGGAAATTCATATAAAAGTAATTCATGTATTAATTCAATACATAGAATCGTGCTGTAAATAA
- a CDS encoding YifB family Mg chelatase-like AAA ATPase → MLVKTFGSAVSGVDAFTITIEVNVSQGIRFHLVGLPDNAVKESQQRIESALKISNYKWPGHKIVINMAPADIRKEGSAYDLPLAIGVLAASGQINNSIIGDYIIMGELSLDGSLQPVKGVLPMAVKAKEEGFKGCILPLQNAKEAAVVSDLQVYGFENISDVISFLDGESDAQPIRLNTEEEFAKGIQTVDFDFSDVKGQENVKRALEIAAAGGHNLIMIGPPGAGKSMLAKRLASILPPLSLDEALETTKIHSVAGKTSSKNSLITQRPFRSPHHTISDAGLIGGGSFPQPGEISLAHNGVLFLDELPEFKRTVLEVMRQPLEDRNINISRARFSIDYPASFMLVASMNPCPCGYFNHPEKQCVCSPGVVQKYLSRISGPLLDRIDLHIEVVPVPFNKLAESPPSEKSIDVRTRVVEARKIQNERFHNSERVHCNAQMTGKMLANYATPDENGMNILKTAMERLDLSARAYDRILKVSRTIADLECSSSIQSHHVAEAVQYRSLDRSGWGA, encoded by the coding sequence ATGCTTGTAAAAACCTTTGGATCAGCTGTAAGTGGTGTAGATGCATTTACAATAACAATTGAAGTAAATGTATCGCAGGGTATTCGTTTTCATTTAGTTGGTTTACCAGATAATGCTGTTAAAGAGAGCCAACAACGAATTGAGTCGGCTCTTAAAATCAGTAATTATAAGTGGCCGGGCCATAAAATAGTTATTAACATGGCACCCGCTGATATTCGTAAAGAAGGTTCTGCGTACGATTTGCCACTAGCCATTGGTGTATTAGCTGCATCAGGTCAAATCAACAATTCCATAATAGGTGATTATATAATCATGGGGGAACTATCGCTTGATGGCAGTTTGCAGCCTGTTAAAGGAGTTTTGCCCATGGCAGTAAAAGCTAAAGAAGAAGGCTTTAAGGGATGCATTCTGCCGCTACAAAATGCTAAAGAAGCTGCTGTAGTAAGTGATTTGCAGGTTTATGGATTCGAGAATATTAGTGATGTCATAAGCTTTTTGGATGGAGAAAGTGATGCTCAACCAATACGGTTGAATACCGAAGAAGAATTCGCCAAAGGAATACAAACGGTTGATTTTGATTTTTCGGATGTAAAAGGGCAGGAGAATGTAAAAAGGGCTTTAGAAATTGCAGCTGCAGGCGGGCATAATTTAATTATGATTGGCCCACCAGGTGCAGGAAAGTCGATGTTAGCTAAAAGGTTGGCAAGTATTTTACCACCTCTTTCGCTTGATGAAGCACTTGAAACCACAAAAATTCATTCGGTTGCGGGAAAAACCAGTTCAAAAAATTCTTTAATCACCCAAAGGCCCTTCCGAAGTCCTCACCATACAATATCTGATGCAGGATTAATTGGGGGCGGTTCATTTCCACAACCTGGAGAGATTTCTTTAGCACATAATGGCGTTCTCTTTCTGGATGAATTGCCCGAATTTAAAAGAACCGTGCTGGAAGTGATGCGTCAACCACTCGAAGATAGGAATATCAATATATCGCGAGCTCGTTTCTCCATTGATTACCCGGCAAGTTTTATGTTGGTGGCTAGTATGAATCCATGTCCTTGTGGCTATTTTAATCATCCCGAAAAGCAATGTGTTTGTAGCCCTGGTGTTGTTCAAAAATACCTTAGTCGCATTTCTGGGCCATTGCTTGATCGCATCGATCTTCATATCGAAGTTGTGCCCGTACCTTTTAATAAACTGGCAGAATCACCTCCATCGGAGAAAAGTATTGATGTTAGAACCAGAGTTGTTGAAGCCCGAAAAATTCAAAATGAGAGATTTCACAACAGCGAAAGAGTTCATTGCAATGCTCAAATGACCGGAAAAATGCTGGCTAATTATGCTACACCAGACGAAAACGGAATGAATATTTTAAAAACAGCTATGGAAAGGCTCGATCTTTCCGCCCGGGCATACGACCGAATTTTAAAAGTTTCACGTACAATTGCTGACTTAGAGTGTTCATCATCAATACAATCGCATCATGTAGCCGAAGCTGTTCAATACCGTAGTCTTGATCGTTCGGGTTGGGGTGCTTAA